One window of the Cryptococcus gattii WM276 chromosome E, complete sequence genome contains the following:
- a CDS encoding nucleus protein, putative (Similar to TIGR gene model, INSD accession AAW43611.1) has product MNFYKSAALALDHLDKHQGSVKGSLAAAGVKASGGEAKRILALIIETLKYRPVLQQLLKTVPILALERTTFPSRTPANTPTSQSLLLVLLHDLLFSSRSRIEASDKWPPKPAVMRHQARLKAELVKIQIREGKTKKEDLAKTSGEGEAVRYIRYNPNAGRSFTELEEYLEKKGYTKLDEPVYPVPEGKYFADPHLSDVLLAFPGSANWWVNDEWYEGGGVILQDKASCFPARVLMEGWVEGEGECLDATSAPGNKTSYVSALMANRGKLHAFERSPNRFKTLEKMLAKARCSNVQAQRADFTGSDPKSKEFRNVTRILLDPSCSGSGIVNRLDYLVDDDAQESDSKTERLEKLASFQLQMILHAFKFPSAQRIVYSTCSIHAEEDERVVMAALQSNIAKENGWGLASRESVLPKWERRGRPEEMEGDEELSNGVIRCLPEDKTNGFFVACFVRGDTSIRPKTTKKSKDQRPPKRSLMEEDEETAEDGFPSVGGDEVGGEEDEGQDKLTVSVPRKEKTKAQLERAKRKKAQQKVKAKKRKVET; this is encoded by the exons ATGAACTTTTACAAATCTGCAGCCCTTGCGCTGGACCATCTTGATAAGCACCAGGGATCGGTAAAAGGATCATTGGCAGCTGCTGGTGTGAAAGCTTCAGGAGGTGAAGCCAAGCGTATATTAGCAT TAATTATTGAAACCCTCAAAT ACCGTCCTGTCCTCCAACAGCTGCTCAAGACAGTCCCCATCCTCGCTCTTGAACGCACCACTTTCCCTTCCCGCACGCCCGCCAACACGCCAACATCTCAATCTCTCCTCCTCGTACTCCTGCACGacctcctcttctcatctcGATCTCGTATTGAAGCGTCAGATAAATGGCCGCCCAAACCCGCCGTGATGCGTCACCAAGCGCGGTTGAAGGCGGAACTTGTCAAAATCCAAATCAGAGAGGGTAAGACGAAAAAGGAAGATTTGGCAAAAACAAGTGGTGAAGGAGAGGCTGTGAGATATATCCGATATAATCCCAATGCTGGGAGATCTTTTACAGAGCTGGAAGAGTatttggagaagaaggggtACACAAAGCTGGATGAGCCTGTTTATCCTGTACCTGAAGGAAAGTACTTTGCCGACCCGCACCTGTCAGATGTGTTGTTAGCGTTCCCTGGTTCAGCCAATTGGTGGGTAAACGATGAATGGTACGAGGGTGGAGGTGTGATCCTCCAAGACAAAGCGAGTTGTTTTCCAGCTCGAGTTCTAATGGAAGGATGGGTGGAAGGCGAAGGAGAGTGTTTAGACGCTAC GTCTGCACCAGGTAACAAGACCAGTTATGTTTCGGCTTTGATGGCAAACAGAGGCAAA CTTCATGCATTTGAGCGTTCTCCCAATCGATTCAAGACCCTTGAGAAGATGCTCGCCAAAGCACGATGTTCCAACGTACAAGCTCAAAGAGCCGACTTCACCGGCTCGGACCCCAAAAGTAAAGAGTTCAGGAATGTCACCCGCAT ACTGCTTGATCCTAGCTGTTCCGGTTCGGGGATCGTCAACAGGTTGGACTACCTTGTGGACGACG ACGCCCAAGAGTCAGACTCAAAAACAGAACGCTTGGAGAAGTTGGCGAGCTTCCAGCTTCAAATGATCCTTCACGCTTTCAAAT TCCCATCAGCTCAACGGATCGTCTATTCCACATGCTCTATCCACGCTGAGGAGGACGAGCGTGTCGTCATGGCCGCTCTGCAGTCAAATATCGCCAAGGAGAACGGATGGGGTTTGGCAAGTCGAGAGTCTGTTCTACCCAAAtgggagagaagaggaagaccTGAGGAAATGGAAGGGGACGAGG AACTTTCGAACGGCGTGATCCGGTGTCTCCCAGAGGACAAGACTAACGGTTTCTTCGTCGCATGCTTCGTGCGTGGTGATACAAGCATTCGACCTAAGACCACAAAGAAATCAAAGGATCAACGGCCGCCCAAGCGTAGTCTAatggaggaagatgaagagacCGCTGAAGATGGTTTTCCTTCTGTTGGTGGTGATGAGGTGGGCggcgaagaagatgaaggacAAGACAAGCTGACCGTGAGCGTCCCTCGGAAGGAAAAGACGAAAGCTCAGCTGGAGAGGGCTAAACGCAAGAAAGCCCAGCAGAAAGTAAAGGCGAAGAAGCGTAAGGTGGAGACGTAA
- a CDS encoding uncharacterized protein (Similar to TIGR gene model, INSD accession AAW43606.1) produces MHAFLGNPDRQLVCAEFIQALEECHSKGYLARLVGVCNDQKAALGACLRQERLDRTERNRDAAKERTAKKKAVWDALEREKAEDAGKV; encoded by the exons GACAACTAG TCTGCGCTGAATTCATTCAAGCTTTGGAGGAATGCCACTCCAAAGGCTATCTTGCCAGGTTGGTTGGGGTCTGTAACGATCAAAAGGCCGCTTTGGGAGCTTGTTTGAGGCAAGAG CGATTGGACCGAACGGAGCGGAACCGTGATGCCGCCAAGGAGAGGACagcaaaaaagaaggcCGTTTGGGATGCATTGGAGCGGGAAAAGGCCGAGGACGCTGGCAAGGTTTAA
- a CDS encoding Alpha-amylase precursor, putative (Similar to TIGR gene model, INSD accession AAW43607.1), producing MLAHQAALALIPLLSFLPAYALDANSMRSRSVYQVITDRFARNSSSTGDCNVADRKYCGGTWSALAEKLDYIQGMGFDTIWISPVVENIGGTTGEGEAYHGYWTLDPESLNSNFGSADELKSLSSSLHNRGMYLQVDVVVNHVAATSSSTFQPSGAYGPFSASDDYHPFCWITDYNNQTNVEQCWLGDDSVALADLNTESNTVVSYWNNWIKELVSNYTVDAIRIDTVKHVRQSFWPDFVNAAGVFNQGEVLLGDAPYVAGYQKNASVNPFNYPVYYPLVRAFNGTGQSFNELISMVSSVNGNFTDPTLLGSFLNNHDNARFESIVTDTSLIKNAQAYPLVTDGIPYVYYGSEAGFKGGNDPDNREPMWTTNYDTTSDMYKFFTSLNAARSAAGNASSTFYTDKMTLSQPSETTLLVAKKPLISVFSNGGSSASNVSVSVDSSSSGWAASTKVIDALTCESFTTDGSGNLAVTISKGEPRVLIEDSQKGSLCSGSSSSSSSSSKDSGAGMTTRVGGWVALAGIFVAGLQVLL from the exons ATGCTTGCCCATCAAGCTGCCCTCGCCCTCATCcccctcctctccttccttccagCGTATGCCCTTGATGCTAACTCGATGCGCTCGCGCTCCGTGTATCAAGTCATCACCGATCGATTCGCGCGCaattcttcttcaaccGGCGATTGTAATGTCGCTGACCGCAAGTACTGTGGTGGAACATGGTCCGCTCTGGCTGAGAAGCTCGACTACATTCAGGGAATGGGCTTCGACACTATCTGGATATCTCCCGTTGTCGAAAACATTGGCGGTACTACCGGCGAAGGCGAGGCGTATCACGGTTACTGGACCCTTGATCCCGAGTCTCTCAACTCCAACTTTGGGTCCGCTGATGAGCTCAAGTCTTTGAGTTCTTCGTTGCACAACAGGGGAATGTATCTCCAGGTCGACGTCGTCGTTAACCACGTCGCCGCCACCTCTAGTTCTACTTTCCAACCTTCCGGAGCTTATGGTCCTTTCAGTGCTTCTGATGACTACCATCCCTTCTGCTGGATCACTGATTACAACAACCAGACCAACGTTGAGCAGTGCTGGCTTGGTGACGACTCTGTCGCTTTGGCCGATTTGAACACTGAAAGCAACACTGTTGTTTCTTATTGGAACAACTGGATTAAAGAGCTTGTTTCCAATTACACTGTTGATGCCATTCGCATTGACACCGTCAAGCACGTCCGTCAAAGTTTCTGGCCCGATTTCGTCAACGCTGCCGGCGTCTTCAACCAGGGTGAGGTTCTCCTCGGCGATGCTCCATATGTTGCTGGTTACCAGAAGAATGCCTCTGTCAACCCTTTCAACTATCCTGTCTATTACCCTCTTGTTCGCGCTTTCAATGGCACTGGACAGAGCTTCAATGAGCTCATCAGTATGGTTTCTTCTGTAAATGGCAACTTCACCGACCCCACCCTTCTCGGTAGTTTCTTGAACAACCACGATAACGCCAGGTTTGAGAGTATTGTCACTGACACTTCA TTGATCAAAAATGCTCAAGCTTACCCTCTTGTCACCGATGGTATCCCTTACGTCTACT ACGGTAGTGAAGCTGGCTTCAAGGGCGGAAACGACCCCGACAACCGAGAGCCCATGTGGACCACCAACTACGACACTACTTCTGACATGTACAAGTTCTTCACTTCTTTGAACGCTGCCCGTTCTGCTGCTGGCAACGCTTCTAGCACTTTCTACACTGATAAG ATGACTCTCTCTCAACCTTCTGAGACCACTCTTCTCGTTGCCAAGAAGCCCCTTATCTCTGTTTTCTCTAACGGCGGTTCTTCCGCCTCCAACGTCTCTGTTTCTGTCGattcttcctcttctggCTGGGCCGCTTCCACTAAGGTCATTGACGCCCTCACTTGCGAGTCTTTCACCACCGATGGTTCAGGAAACCTTGCGGTGACCATCTCCAAGGGTGAACCCCGAGTTCTCATCGAGGACAGCCAAAAAGGATCCTTGTGCAGTGGCTCTAGCTCTagctcttcttcaagctctAAGGACAGCGGCGCGGGAATGACCACAAGGGTCGGCGGCTGGGTTGCACTTGCAGGTATCTTCGTTGCCGGATTGCAAGTCCTTCTATAA
- a CDS encoding uncharacterized protein (Similar to TIGR gene model, INSD accession AAW43608.1): protein MASPIPINSDTTSDRQASPPGLSTTTPASSALSVSPQTPFFPPLGLASSATPTQPGSLFKWAASFGRSPPKPAMMGVDNSQKKAGTEGAEHENSPFEFGDFKDINTQPWANGRRAMSVSVPYGGPGQSGITELLKNHGSFSPPEPKGVMADKMARGEGVLRRLSMGAYKGIISPPPQNSTLPPSPSQPATLPPPAPPAPTPAGSQGPAEINKAAALGGNTRTRGRRYSENTGTRKRGVSPMGERLLREQGHF, encoded by the exons ATGGCCTCTCCCATCCCCATCAATTCCGACACTACTTCGGATCGCCAGGCCTCTCCACCAGGGCTCTCCACCACTACCCCGGCATCGTCCGCCTTATCCGTCTCCCCACAGACccccttcttcccaccCCTTGGGCTTGCCTCATCCGCCACACCCACCCAACCTGGCTCGCTTTTCAAATGGGCTGCTTCTTTCGGAAGATCACCTCCTAAACCGGCCATGATGGGTGTCGATAATAGCCAGAAGAAGGCGGGAACTGAAGGAGCCGAGCATGAGAACTCTCCTTTCGAGTTTGGGGATTTCAAGGACATCAACACTCAGCCTTGGGCAAATGGACGAAGAGCAATGTCTGTTAGCGTTCCATACGGCGGTCCCGGTCAGAGTGGAATCACAGAATTGTTAAAAAACCATGGGTCCTTCTCGCCACCCGAGCCAAAGGGCGTTATGGCCGATAAAATGGCAAGAGGCGAAGGCGTTCTCAGAAGATTAAGCATGGGCGCGTACAAG GGTATCAtctctccacctcctcaAAACTCTACTCTTCCGCCATCACCGTCGCAACCCGCCACTTTGCCACCTCCCGCTCCCCCAGCACCCACTCCTGCCGGTTCTCAAGGCCCTGCCGAGATCAATAAGGCCGCTGCCCTCGGCGGCAACACACGTACTCGGGGCAGGAGATACTCTGAGAATACAGGAACAAGGAAGAGGGGTGTTTCTCCT ATGGGCGAGCGACTGTTGAGGGAACAAGGTCACTTTTAG
- a CDS encoding myosin, light chain 2, 20 kDa, putative (Similar to TIGR gene model, INSD accession AAW43610.1), which translates to MSGKPSLGKGLPSQVKQSSQGRREPSGGAYTMFTPQQIKQFKEAFTMIDQDGDGRVTESDLREMLSNLGQTPTPELLHSLLTSRPGGSATAQSKAVNPSDGVNFTQFLSMMGERLIQLDPEQDLVDAFACFDDGDKGYVDVKTMRKSLGELGDRMEDWEIERLFSGPFTDRQGRFNYPEFAKVLRVNDGDPERKDKLST; encoded by the exons ATGTCTGGCAAACCATCACTTGGCAAGGGCCTCCCTTCCCAAGTCAAACAGTCCTCCCAAGGCAGACGAGAGCCCTCAGGTGGTGCATACACTATGTTTACCCCGCAGCAGATCAAGCAATTCAAAGAAGCTTTCACCATGATTGATCAAGATGGCGATGGAAGAGTGACGGAAAGTGACCTCAGAGAAATGCTCAGTAACCTCG GACAAACGCCCACACCCGAGCTCCTCCACTCCCTTCTTACGTCCCGCCCCGGAGGTTCCGCTACAGCACAGAGCAAGGCAGTCAACCCCTCTGACGGGGTCAACTTTACTCAGTTCCTGTCCATGATGGGCGAGCGGCTCATACAACTTGATCCAGAGCAAGATCTAGTCGATGCCTTTGCATGCTTCGATGACGGCGATAAGGGTTACGTGGATGTCAAGACGATGAGAAAATCTTTAGGGGAGTTGGGTGATAGAATGGAAGACTGGGAG ATTGAGAGACTCTTCTCTGGCCCTTTCACAGACAGACAAGGCCGCTTCAACTACCCGGAATTCGCCAAAGTCCTCCGGGTAAATGATGGAGATCCTGAGCGTAAAGACAAACTTTCTACATAG
- a CDS encoding vesicle-mediated transport-related protein, putative (Similar to TIGR gene model, INSD accession AAW43609.1) — translation MSYDQVPSESHQFIQPDEDDLEALSFSHPNPSPTPSGPFSSQQQHQPSYAAGPSNPSGVSGKIGQDGPSSKPRAATSTIGWGGVRVETRYTGESTLDEPVSKTIMRDLNSIYAKLILILYPPKGGHNQLLRDWDLWGPLVICLALAIILSLDAPQDQSMQVFSLVISLITIGSVVVTVNSKLLGGKVSFFQSLCVLGYAIAPILIASIVAFLVHNIIVRIPVTLACWGWSVWASMNFFNGTQLPESRIFLAVYPMCLFFFVLAWMIIIQ, via the exons ATGTCCTACGACCAAGTCCCTTCCGAATCCCATCAGTTCAT CCAACCCGACGAAGACGATCTCGAAgccctctccttctcccatccTAATCCCAGTCCGACGCCTTCCGGTCCTTTCTCGTCCCAGCAGCAACACCAGCCCAGTTATGCTGCTGGCCCGTCCAATCCTTCGGGCGTCTCTGGTAAGATTGGCCAGGATGGGCCGAGCAGTAAACCTCGAGCGGCGACAAGTACGATAGGCTGGGGAGGCGTGAGGGTTGAAACGCGATATACGGGAGAGTCTACCTTGGACGAGCCTGTATCAAAGACCATT ATGCGTGATCTCAACTCGATCTACGCCAAGCTTATACTTATACTCTACCCTCCAAAAGGTGGCCACAACCAGCTCCTTCGAGACTGGGACCTTTGGGGCCCGCTTGTCATCTGTTTGGCACTCGCCATCATCCTTTCTCTCGATGCGCCACAAGATCAATCGATGCAAGTCTTTTCGCTGGTTATTTCTCTAATCACTATCGGATCTGTAGTTGTGACTGTCAACTCGAAGCTGTTGGGCGGGAAGGTGTCATTCTTCCAAAGTTTA TGTGTGTTGGGTTATGCAATTGCACCGATATTGATTGCCTCCATCGTCGCCTTTCTCGTGCACAACATTATTGTCCGCATACCCGTAACCTTGGCATGTTGGGGATGGTCCGTCTGGG CATCAATGAACTTCTTCAATGGTACACAGCTTCCAGAAAGCCGAATATTCCTTGCCGTCTACCCCATGTGcctctttttcttcgtCCTTGCGTGGATGATCATCATCCAATAG